A window from Culex pipiens pallens isolate TS chromosome 3, TS_CPP_V2, whole genome shotgun sequence encodes these proteins:
- the LOC120417150 gene encoding 40S ribosomal protein S6, producing the protein MKLNVSFPATGAQKTIEVMDDHILRHFYDKRMGAEIGADHLGDDWKGYVFKIAGGNDKQGFPMKQGVLTNTRVRLLLKKGHSCYRPRRTGERKRKSVRGCIVDQNLSALALIILRKGEKDIPGLTDTTVPRRLGPKRATNIRKLYNLTKEDDVRQFVVKRPLPEKDGKKAKSKAPKIQRLITPVVLQRKRHRLAIKKRRVESRKEAASEYLKVLALRRRQERIRRRSRLSSMRDSRSSVGSEKEKDKAAVKAAKKVAKKEAKKEVKKVTEAAKKRDEAKTAKKSDGKKGDSAKPKAEAGKKAAAGDKKEKKVVKKDGAAGAKKEAPKRKPEAAKGGDASAAKKEKKQKKEKK; encoded by the exons ATGAAG CTGAACGTTTCTTTTCCCGCTACGGGGGCCCAGAAGACCATCGAGGTCATGGATGACCACATCCTGCGCCACTTTTACGACAAGCGCATGGGTGCGGAAATCGGCGCCGACCATCTCGGAGATGACTGGAAGGGATACGTCTTCAAGATTGCCGGTGGCAACGACAAGCAGGGCTTCCCGATGAAGCAGGGAGTGTTGACCAACA CCCGTGTCCGTCTGCTGCTGAAGAAGGGCCATTCGTGCTACCGTCCGCGTCGTACCGGTGAGCGCAAGCGCAAGTCGGTCCGCGGTTGCATCGTCGACCAGAACCTGTCGGCGCTGGCGCTGATCATCCTGAGGAAGGGTGAGAAGGACATTCCCGGACTGACCGATACGACCGTGCCCCGTCGTCTTGGACCGAAGCGTGCGACCAACATCCGCAAGCTGTACAACCTGACCAAGGAGGACGATGTGCGTCAGTTTGTGGTCAAGCGCCCGCTGCCGGAGAAGGACGGCAAGAAGGCCAAGTCCAAGGCGCCGAAGATCCAGCGTCTGATCACGCCGGTGGTGCTGCAGCGCAAGAGACATCGTCTCGCCATCAAGAAGCGTCGCGTTGAGTCCCGCAAGGAGGCCGCGTCCGAGTACCTGAAGGTGCTGGCTCTGCGCCGCCGCCAGGAGCGTATCCGCCGCCGGTCCCGACTGTCGTCGATGCGTGACTCGCGCAGCTCGGTCGGCTCCGAGAAGGAGAAGGACAAGGCCGCCGTCAAGGCTGCCAAGAAGGTCGCCAAGAAGGAGGCCAAGAAGGAAGTCAAGAAGGTGACCGAAGCCGCCAAGAAGCGCGACGAGGCCAAGACCGCCAAGAAGTCCGACGGCAAGAAGGGCGACTCCGCCAAGCCGAAGGCCGAGGCTGGCAAGAAGGCTGCCGCCGGCGACAAGAAGGAGAAGAAGGTCGTGAAGAAGGACGGAGCGGCCGGAGCCAAGAAGGAGGCGCCCAAGAGGAAACCGGAGGCGGCCAAGGGTGGCGATGCCAGCGCGGCCAAGAAGGAGAAGAAACAGAAGAAGGAGAAGAAGTAA